A stretch of Girardinichthys multiradiatus isolate DD_20200921_A chromosome 20, DD_fGirMul_XY1, whole genome shotgun sequence DNA encodes these proteins:
- the smpd2b gene encoding sphingomyelin phosphodiesterase 2 encodes MANKDCVGVRVFSLNCWGIRYLSKHCSQRYQMIGEMLCKEQHDIVLLQEVWSEKDFLYLKTKLTSTHPHSHYFKSGVIGSGLAIFSKHRIHDTFLYRYSLNGYPYMAHHGDWFGGKAVGMAILNLAGLTANVYVTHLHAEYSREKDSYLSHRVVQAWELQQFIRHTSTGADVVIVGGDLNMHPQDLGCRLLMSYTGLRDSYVETAKFDGCENGMTLIADNLFISKNELIPFEKGIRIDYILFKGSSKTDIYCDFMSTTKGSVPGHALPYSDHEALTAELRLESHIPAQTGSDKTQDTPTEKLAELVDTLTEARTEVKVGLHCAEGMRYTAARTGVMGLALLFLELVIAAVPCFALGAEQPFPRISFYLLAALCFAILLTTFLLYIFYTMELKSLQGAEDQMRLAAGSLQEKLRGFSVTHSVPQRSPDREQPCALDPEE; translated from the exons ATGGCTAACAAAGACTGTGTCGGCGTGCGTGTCTTTTCTCTGAACTGCTG GGGGATCCGCTATCTAAGCAAACACTGTTCCCAGCGCTATCAAATGATTGGAGAAATGTTGTGCAAGGAACAACATGATATTGTCTTACTTCAAGAG gTGTGGAGTGAGAAGGACTTTCTCTACTTGAAAACGAAGCTTACCTCTACTCATCCTCACTCTCATTACTTCAAAAG TGGAGTCATAGGAAGTGGACTGGCCATTTTTTCCAAACATAGAATCCATGACACCTTCCTTTATCGCTACTCTCTGAACGGTTACCCTTACATG GCTCACCATGGGGACTGGTTTGGAGGTAAAGCTGTTGGGATGGCCATACTGAACTTGGCTGGCCTGACTGCAAACGTCTATGTCACACAT CTGCATGCAGAGTACAGCAGAGAGAAGGACTCTTATCTGTCTCACAGAGTCGTTCAAGCCTGGGAGCTGCAGCAGTTCATCCG ACATACGTCTACTGGAGCAGATGTAGTCATCGTGGGAGGCGACCTCAACATGCATCCTCAGGACCTTGGCTGCAGACTACTGATGTCTTACACTGGACTCAGGGACTCTTATGTAGAAACTGCTAAATTTGAT GGATGTGAAAATGGTATGACTTTGATAGCAGACAACCTTTTTATCAGTAAAAATGAACTTATCCCCTTTGAGAAGGGCATTCGGATCGACTACATCTTGTTCAAG GGTTCCTCCAAAACCGACATTTATTGCGATTTCATGTCCACCACCAAAGGCTCCGTTCCTGGCCATGCCCTCCCATATTCTGATCATGAGGCTCTCACTGCAGAGTTACGGCTAGAATCTCACATTCCAGCTCAGACTGGAAGCGACAAGACTCAGGACACTCCCACAG AGAAGCTAGCCGAGCTGGTTGACACTTTAACAGAGGCACGCACAGAAGTCAAAGTGGGCTTGCACTGCGCTGAGGGGATGCGCTACACCGCTGCACGTACTGGAGTGATGGGCTTAGCTCTGCTGTTCCTGGAGCTGGTCATCGCAGCAGTTCCCTGCTTCGCTCTTGGAGCAGAACAGCCTTTCCCTCGTATCTCCTTCTACCTGCTGGCCGCTCTGTGCTTCGCCATCCTGCTGACCACCTTTCTGCTGTACATCTTTTATACCATGGAGCTGAAGTCTCTCCAGGGGGCTGAAGACCAGATGAGGCTGGCTGCAGGTAGTCTGCAAGAAAAGCTCAGAGGGTTCTCTGTGACTCACAGTGTTCCACAAAGGTCCCCAGACAGGGAACAACCTTGTGCCTTGGATCCAGAGGAATAA